TGTATTGTTTGAACAAGATTTTTATATAGTCTCTTTTTTGGTTCTATTTACAATTATTTTAGCTCCTGTTTTAAACTCAATTATAATAATTTTAGTATTTTTTCAAGTAAAATTTAAAAAAGAGATTTTTAAAAAATCACTTCTATATGACTCTTACTATTTTTTTAAAAATTGGGGGTTTATGGAAGTTTTTATTGTAAGCCTAATTGTTACTTATATAAAACTTATTGGAATGGTTAGTAATACAAAATTTGATATAGGTTTTTATGTTTTACTTGGGTATATTTTTTGTTTTATTATGTCTCATTTAAGATTTGATGCATCTGTTATTTTGGATGATTAAATGGTTTTAATTTCTTGCAAAAACTGTAAAAAAGTATATAAAAAAGAGAATTATGACTCTTTTTTATGTAATAGATGCAACCATATGGTAAAAAAAAGAGTTGAAAACTCTTTACAAATATCACTGGCTTTAACAATTTGTGCAATGCTTTTATATATTCCAGCAATGGTTTATCCAATGATGGTAGTAACACAATTTGGTGTAAATTTAGAAAGTACAATTATTGAAGGGATTATTAGCTTTTTAGAGCATGGAAGTTATTTTATAGCATTTGTAATATTTTTAGCAAGTGTTGCTATTCCAATAGTAAAACTATTTGCCCTATTTTTTATATTTTTATCTTTAAAGATAAATGTAAAAATGACAAATAAGACAAAGATTTTGATATATAAATATATTGAAGCAATTGGAAAATGGTCGATGATAGATATTTATGTAGTCGCTTTAATGGCTTCAATAGTTCAATTAGATGAGTTATTTAATATAAAAGGTGGAGTTGCTGCAACATCTTTTTCTTTAATGGTAATAATTACAATATTTGCAGCACATAGATTTGATACAAGGATAATTTGGGATGAAAAAAGAGATTAACGAAAGTATAAATGAACCAATTGTGTATTTAGCAAAAGAGAGAGAAAGTAATAAAATATCTCCTGTTTGGATACTTCCACTTATAATTTTGGGAATTCTTGCATTTATTGCTTATGATAC
Above is a genomic segment from Aliarcobacter cryaerophilus containing:
- a CDS encoding paraquat-inducible protein A; this encodes MQDLTNIVECYSCGLFVQKSDSSKFTQRCPRCDSKLKEENSHSIDSLFFAISSLMLFLILSLYPILSLNLNAQSLDANILKTVYVLFEQDFYIVSFLVLFTIILAPVLNSIIIILVFFQVKFKKEIFKKSLLYDSYYFFKNWGFMEVFIVSLIVTYIKLIGMVSNTKFDIGFYVLLGYIFCFIMSHLRFDASVILDD
- a CDS encoding paraquat-inducible protein A; translated protein: MVLISCKNCKKVYKKENYDSFLCNRCNHMVKKRVENSLQISLALTICAMLLYIPAMVYPMMVVTQFGVNLESTIIEGIISFLEHGSYFIAFVIFLASVAIPIVKLFALFFIFLSLKINVKMTNKTKILIYKYIEAIGKWSMIDIYVVALMASIVQLDELFNIKGGVAATSFSLMVIITIFAAHRFDTRIIWDEKRD